One Eublepharis macularius isolate TG4126 chromosome 6, MPM_Emac_v1.0, whole genome shotgun sequence DNA segment encodes these proteins:
- the EIF2A gene encoding eukaryotic translation initiation factor 2A has translation MAPPTLLLAVRGSEGLYMLTGPPHFTENIAFQRDSGRNCKVFSFSKDGSLFAWCNGEQINVVNVTSNKLLHSFDLPKTVCLEFSPQGNVLATWQPYTTAKDGAAGLPNLQVLDVKTGKCLKSFIQKKMQNWCPCWSDDESICARSVNNELHFFENNDFSTIANKLHLQKISDFVISPGDQPSKVAVYVPGSKGAPSFVRLYQYPVFGGPQAALANKSFFKADKVTLLWNSKATAVLVIASTEVDKTGASYYGEQTLHYIATNGESAVVQLPKNGPIYDAVWNPNSTEFCVVYGFMPAKATIFNLKCDPVFDFGTGPHNSAYYSPQGHILVLAGFGNLSGQLDVWDVKNYKLISKPQASDSTYFAWCPDGEHIVTATCSPRLRVGNGYKVWHYTGSVLYKYEVQPNAELWQVAWQPCLDGTFPAKSVTYHTVPSKVPNDEPKAAQAYRPPALRNKPVTSSKLHENEPPQNMRPQSKGGDKPLSKTALKNQKKHEAKKVAKQEARAEGPQEIAPSSPVLNAVHTVTPSVTSGDPEVDKKIKNLKKKLKAIEQLKDQAATGKQLEKNQLEKIQKEAALLKELEDLELGI, from the exons TGCGAGGATCTGAAGGACTTTATATGCTGACTGGGCCTCCTCATTTCACAGAGAATATAGCATTTCAAAG GGATTCTGGGAGAAACTGCAAAGTTTTTTCtttcagcaaagatggctccCTCTTTGCTTGGTGCAATGGAGAACA AATAAACGTTGTGAATGTCACCAGCAACAAGTTACTGCACTCTTTTGATCTGCCAAAGACAGTTTGCCTTGAGTTCTCTCCGCAGGGCAATGTCCTGGCAACATGGCAGCCCTACACAA CTGCTAAAGACGGCGCAGCAGGGCTGCCCAACCTCCAAGTGCTTGATGTGAAAACTGGCAAGTGTTTAAAGTCCTTCATCCAGAAGAAAATGCAAAACTG GTGTCCTTGTTGGTCAGATGATGAAAGCATATGTGCCAGGAGTGTTAACAATGAACTGCACTTTTTTGAAAACAACGACTTCA GTACAATTGCAAATAAATTGCATTTGCAGAAAATCAGTGATTTCGTGATATCACCAGGGGATCAGCCGAGCAAG GTCGCAGTCTATGTTCCTGGAAGCAAGGGGGCTCCATCTTTTGTAAGACTCTATCAGTATCCTGTCTTTGGAGGCCCACAAGCTGCACTGGCCAACAAGAGTTTCTTTAAGGCTGACAAGGTGACGCTGCTGTGGAATAGTAAAG CCACAGCTGTGCTCGTAATCGCCAGCACGGAAGTGGACAAAACCGGAGCTTCGTATTACGGGGAACAAACCCTGCATTACATTGCAACAAATGGGGAAAGCGCTGTTGTACAACTAC CGAAAAATGGCCCTATATACGATGCAGTCTGGAATCCCAACTCCACAGAGTTTTGTGTTGTATATGGTTTTATGCCTGCCAAAGCGACTATCTTCAACCTGAAATGTGATCCTGTTTTTGACTTTGGAACGGGCCCTCACAACTCTGCCTACTACAGCCCACAAGGACACATCTTAGTACTTGCTGGATTTGGAAATCTCAGTGGACAACTAGATGTGTGGGATGTTAAAAACTACAAACTGATTTCTAAACCGCAAGCCTCGGATTCCACATATTTTGCATGGTGCCCCGACGGAGAGCACATTGTAACTGCTACATGTTCTCCTCGGCTGCGAGTGGGGAACGGGTATAAGGTCTGGCATTACACGGGCTCAGTCCTCTACAAATACGAAGTCCAGCCAAATGCAGAGCTCTGGCaagttgcctggcaaccctgtttggaTGGAACGTTTCCTGCAAAATCGGTGACGTATCACACCGTTCCAAGCAAAGTGCCAAATGATGAGCCAAAGGCTGCCCAAGCTTACAGGCCACCAGCTCTGAGAAACAAACCTGTCACTAGTTCTAAACTT CATGAGAATGAGCCACCGCAGAACATGAGACCGCAGTCAAAAGGTGGTGATAAGCCGTTATCTAAAACAGCACTCAAGAATCAAAAGAAGCACGAGGCAAAGAAAGTTGCTAAACAG GAAGCTAGAGCTGAAGGGCCCCAGGAAATTGCTCCAAGTTCACCTGTATTGAATGCAGTTCACACTGTGACACCTTCAGTAACATCAGGTGATCCTGAAGTAGACAAGAAGATAAAGAACCTGAAAAAG